The Thermodesulfobacterium sp. TA1 sequence GGAGCAAAAGCTTTCGTTCCATTGTCCTCTTTCTTTTAGTAAGTTTTTAATTGCCCCTTCTCCTGTTTTTAAAAACTCTACTTCCTCTTTAGACTCTCCGCAATGAATCGCAAAGATTTGGTTCCTCTTTTTGGTATAGGCCTTTATAGCTTGCAGAAGTAACGGAGAAACCGTATAAGGGGCATGGGCTGAATAGGTTGTTTTAATCCTGTTTTTAGAAAAATAGTCTTCAAGCGGTTGAAGTTTAACCCCACCTTTAAACCCTATAATCTCTCGAAAAATATATCCGTATAAAGGGGTTTGACAAACCAGGTCTAAGGTAAGCCCTGAGTTGGTAACCTCTCCTATTATGCCTACTCCTTCTCTCCACAGTTCAGAAAGACCAAGTTTAGCCCCTTCTTTTAACTCTACTGGGGAAGTCTCTTCTTTAAGCTTGATAACCTGTTTAACCCAGCCAAAAAAGCTTCCTGAAGGTCTAATCCTAAACCTAAAACTGGTGAGTTCAAGATGGGTGTGAAGGTTAGCAAGACAAGGTAGGATTATCGTCTCCCCAAAATCTATCAACTTAGCCTGAGAGGTTTCTTTAAACAGGTCTGAAAACTTACCAACCCTAACAATTTTTCCCTCTTTTATTTCTACCGCTCCGTCTAAAATCGAAGGACTATCTACAGGAACCACCCATTTAGCCCGAAGTAAAAGATGATGATAAGAAAGGACCTGAAGTTCTTTCATCTTTATTCTATAAGGGTATAATCCATCTTTCTTCTTTTTGGAATATAGCCTGCGCTAAGGATGTGATGTCTGATTTCTTCTTCACTCATACGATGAGAAACCCCAGCAGCAGCTACTACGTTTTCTTCTATCATCGTTGACCCAAAGTCATTACCTCCAAACTCTAACGCAATCTGAGCTATGTGAGGCCCTTGGGTAACCCAAGAAACTTGAAGGTTTTTGACGTTATCAAGCACTATCCGAGAAATGGCCAATACCTTTAAATAATAAGCTGCTCCTGCCTTTATCAAATGGCTTAAACCTGTGTTTTTAGGCTGAAAAGTCCAAGGAATAAACGCGGTAAAACCTCTGGTTTTATCCTGAAGATCCCTTATTTTAAGAAGATGCTCTATGATTTCTTCTTGAGTCTCTATATGTCCAAACATCATCGTAGCGGTGGTTTTGAGCCCAAGTTTATGAGCTATTTCCATCACGTTTAGCCATTCCTCTGCCGTGGCCTTGTTAGGAGAAAGAAATTTCCTTACACGGTCTGAAAGGATTTCAGCTCCCCCTCCAGGTATAGAATCAAGCCCTGCCTTAATCAATCTTTCTAAAACCTCTGTAATGCTTAACCCAAACTTTTTACTAAAAAACACTATCTCTGGAGGAGAAAAACCATGTACATGAACCTGAGGGAAGGTGGTTTTGATAAAACGTAACATGTCTTCGTAAAACGAAAAAGGAAGGTCAGGATGAAGCCCTCCTTGCAAAAGGATTTGATAACCTCCTAAACTTATGGTTTCTTCTATTTTTTTTCCTAACTCTTCAAAAGAAAGCACATAGCCTTCCTTAGAATTAGGTGGTTTATAATAGGCACAAAACTTACATCCGGAGATACAAACGTTGGTGTAGTTGATGTTTCTATCAACCACATAAGTAACCACACGGTCTGGATTAAGTCTAAACCTAACCTCTCGAGCTAAAAAACCAAGTTCTTCTATAGGAATTTCAAAAAGGCTTAAAGCCTCTTCTTTATTCAATCTTTTACCTTCAAGCACTTTTTTAACCACTATATCTTTTTTCATCTTTCTATCCCTAACCTATCTAAAACCCCTTGGTCATAATAGTGCTTTATCTTTTTCATTTCAGTAACTAAATGCGCTAAGCTTAATAAATCTTCTGGAGCCTTTCTTCCGGTAATAACTATTTCTACTTCTTCAGGCTTATTTTTTAAAACTTGTAAAACCTCTTCTTTCTCAACCAAACCCCAGTTTAAGGCTAAGGTAAATTCGTCTAAAACAATTATATTATACTCTTTAGAAAAAACCAGCCTTTTAGCCTCTTCCCAACCTTTTTGAATAATTTCTTTTAACTCCGGGGTGATATCACTTACAAAACCTTTTTGTCCGTAGTGCTGATAATACAGATTAGGCAAAGTTTTTAATATTTTTACTTCAGAAGTAGTCCCGTCCTTAAAAAACTGCAGAAAGGCTACCTTAAGCCCAGCCCCTAAGGCTCTGATAGTAAGACCTACGGCTGCCGTAGTCTTTCCTTTACCGTCTCCGGTATAAACCTGAATATAGCCTTTAAACCCCATCTTCTCCTCTTATCTTAATAACATTATCAAAAAAACCCCTAACAACATCAGCCCTGCGGCTATCATCCTTGTACCAAAATAAGCCTCTTTAAAAAAACAATAACCTAATAATACCGAAAAGAGAATACTAGTTCTTTTAAGAGCGATCATATACGCAGTTTCAAGCTGGCTTAAGGCTAACATATGAGAATAGCACATAAGCGCCTGGGTTAAACCTACCCATAAAACCCCTTTGGTTTGAGTTTTAAAAAATTCCCACACCTTTATGCGATATAAAACTTTTACTACCAAACCGGCAGAAATCCCAAGTAAAGTGAAATAAAAAGAGGAAAACCACCAAGGATCGGTTAAAAGAAGCCCCTTTTTCCCAAGCACCGACGTAATAGAATAAAGCAAAGCTACCTGAAGCAAAAGGAAACTTCCTTTTTCCTTTTTTATAGCTTTTATGGGTTCTAAAATCCCGGTTTTAGCTAAAGGTAGGTTGATTATATAACTCCCCATTACCACCAATCCAATCCCTATAGCTCCGTATAGGGACACCCTTTCTCCCAGCAAAAAATATCCGGTAAGGATGATAAATACCGGGGTAAAAGAAAGAAAAGGCAAAGACACAGAAAGAGGGGAAAGTTTTATGCCTTTCATATAAAGAAAGGTAGCCAAAACCTCTAAAGAAAGCAAAATTACTACTACCAAAACAAACTGAGGGGAAAAATAGGCCAACCCCTCTCCTTTAACCAAGGTAAGATACCAAAAAAGAGGGAACAGAAAAGGTAAAGCCCCTACAGTCCTTGCCAACACCATATAAGCTGTGCCTAAATGAGAAAAATATTTTTTATTTAAAGCATCACTTAACGCTACCAAAAAACCTGCAAGGATGGCAAAGACAAAACCCAGCATAAAACCAACCTAAATACCTTTAAGAGGACAGGGATCGCAAACTGGGGTTACCTTTTTGCAAAAAGTCTTACCACAAGCTACTAAAAGAGCGTGGTATTCGTTAAAAAGAGCAGGGTCAAGCGGAAGGTTTTCCATAAAAAACGCCTGTATTTCGTCATAATTGGCTTCTTCAGAAATTAAAAGATGTCGATTTAAAATCCTGTAGGTATAGGCGTCAACCACAAACACTGGAAGGTTGCCTGCATAAAGAAGGATGCTGTCTACCGTCTCTTTCCCTAATCCTTTAAGATTTAATAACTCTTCTCGTATTTTAGGTAATGGTTGCTGAAACATAAGGTTAAGGTCCCCTTGATAGTTGACTACTAAAAACTCTACGAAGGTTTTAAGCCTTTTGGCCTTAAGATTGTAAAATCCACTTGGCTTGATAAGCTCTGCTAACTTATCTAATGAAAGTTCATAAAGCGCTTGAGGATTAAGAAATCCCTTTTGTTTAAGGTTGTTGATGGCTTTTTCTACGTTTTTCCAAGTAGCATTTTGAGTAAGGATCGCCCCTACACAAACCTCAAAAGGGGTCTCAGCAGGCCACCAATTTTGTGGACCAAAAAAAGCAAACAACCTATCATAAATTTCTTGTAAAATCTCGGTAGTTTTCCTCTTCATCATTCCTCCAGGGCAATCACTTCTGTACCCCAGGGAAGGTCAAAAACCCAGAAACCTTTAGCTAACAACTCATTTCTTATTCTGTCTGCCTCTGTAAAATTACCTGACCTTTTTGCCTCATCTCTTAAACAGGCTAACTTCAACACTTCTTCCTCTTCGACCTTTTTGGGAAACCTTAAAACCTTTAAAACCCCGTTAAGTTTTTTCAGGTTTTCCAAGACCTTTTCTCTAAACTCTGGAGAAACCCCTTGTTTTAAGTATGGATAAAGTTTTTTTAGAAAAGAAATAAGTTCTGAAATAACCACCGG is a genomic window containing:
- a CDS encoding amidohydrolase family protein — its product is MKELQVLSYHHLLLRAKWVVPVDSPSILDGAVEIKEGKIVRVGKFSDLFKETSQAKLIDFGETIILPCLANLHTHLELTSFRFRIRPSGSFFGWVKQVIKLKEETSPVELKEGAKLGLSELWREGVGIIGEVTNSGLTLDLVCQTPLYGYIFREIIGFKGGVKLQPLEDYFSKNRIKTTYSAHAPYTVSPLLLQAIKAYTKKRNQIFAIHCGESKEEVEFLKTGEGAIKNLLKERGQWNESFCSPGLSPVKYLASLNLLDEKTLLVHLVQLEKEDLEVLKRHKPKVCVCPRSNLFTGVGLPNLPLLLEAGLEIGIGTDSLASNTSLSVWEELKTLYSAFPDIPPEIFIRMATLNGAKILGYENLGAICPGYLPNLLVIEVFDYLTDNPQEMLSSLLNAKKEVLYRFYG
- the mqnC gene encoding cyclic dehypoxanthinyl futalosine synthase is translated as MKKDIVVKKVLEGKRLNKEEALSLFEIPIEELGFLAREVRFRLNPDRVVTYVVDRNINYTNVCISGCKFCAYYKPPNSKEGYVLSFEELGKKIEETISLGGYQILLQGGLHPDLPFSFYEDMLRFIKTTFPQVHVHGFSPPEIVFFSKKFGLSITEVLERLIKAGLDSIPGGGAEILSDRVRKFLSPNKATAEEWLNVMEIAHKLGLKTTATMMFGHIETQEEIIEHLLKIRDLQDKTRGFTAFIPWTFQPKNTGLSHLIKAGAAYYLKVLAISRIVLDNVKNLQVSWVTQGPHIAQIALEFGGNDFGSTMIEENVVAAAGVSHRMSEEEIRHHILSAGYIPKRRKMDYTLIE
- a CDS encoding cob(I)yrinic acid a,c-diamide adenosyltransferase; the encoded protein is MGFKGYIQVYTGDGKGKTTAAVGLTIRALGAGLKVAFLQFFKDGTTSEVKILKTLPNLYYQHYGQKGFVSDITPELKEIIQKGWEEAKRLVFSKEYNIIVLDEFTLALNWGLVEKEEVLQVLKNKPEEVEIVITGRKAPEDLLSLAHLVTEMKKIKHYYDQGVLDRLGIER
- a CDS encoding DMT family transporter — protein: MLGFVFAILAGFLVALSDALNKKYFSHLGTAYMVLARTVGALPFLFPLFWYLTLVKGEGLAYFSPQFVLVVVILLSLEVLATFLYMKGIKLSPLSVSLPFLSFTPVFIILTGYFLLGERVSLYGAIGIGLVVMGSYIINLPLAKTGILEPIKAIKKEKGSFLLLQVALLYSITSVLGKKGLLLTDPWWFSSFYFTLLGISAGLVVKVLYRIKVWEFFKTQTKGVLWVGLTQALMCYSHMLALSQLETAYMIALKRTSILFSVLLGYCFFKEAYFGTRMIAAGLMLLGVFLIMLLR
- a CDS encoding endonuclease III domain-containing protein, producing the protein MKRKTTEILQEIYDRLFAFFGPQNWWPAETPFEVCVGAILTQNATWKNVEKAINNLKQKGFLNPQALYELSLDKLAELIKPSGFYNLKAKRLKTFVEFLVVNYQGDLNLMFQQPLPKIREELLNLKGLGKETVDSILLYAGNLPVFVVDAYTYRILNRHLLISEEANYDEIQAFFMENLPLDPALFNEYHALLVACGKTFCKKVTPVCDPCPLKGI